A region of the Peredibacter starrii genome:
GCCATGGAATATTTAAACACCACAAACATTATTAGTTTTCTCATTGGGATTTCTCTCGCCGCCTGTGCTGGTTTTCGTATTTTTGTTCCCTTACTCATAAGTTCGATTGCATTTAAAATGGGTTGGATTTCACCAATTGAAAGTCTCAAATGGTTGGGGTCAACTGAGGCCCTAATTATTTTTGCCGTTGCCGCAATTTTTGAATCTCTGGCCTTTATGATTCCCTGGCTTGATCACGCTTTTGATGTCATGGCCGCACCTCTGGCCGCTGTGGCCGGAATGGTCCTTGCCTCGGCAGTGATGAAAGATATGCCTCCCTCGCTTCAGATTGGTTTGGGTATTATTGCTGGTGGTGGAACCGCGGGAATGGTGCATGCAACGAGTTCTCTTCTTCGTTTGGGATCAACCAAAATGACGGGAGGATTGGGAAACCCCATCTTTGCTAAAATAGAAACTCTTATCTCAGGTATCGGCTCACTTCTGGCAATCTTTCTTCCTATCATTATGATTCTAGGATTAGTGCTCTTCTTCGGAGGGGCCTACTGGATTTTGAAGAAGACCATTCTTAGAAGTAAACCTTCAGACACACCAAATTTTAAAAACTGAATTGCTTCTTTTTTGACCCGCTGAATGAAACTCAGATATTTTTTTCTTAAGATCAGGAGGGATCTATGGAAACAAATGTAGAGCCAATTCCTAAGGGGTATCACTCCTTAACTCCCTATCTCATTGTGAACGATGCCAAGAAGGCGATTCAATTTTATGAGAAAGTGTTCGGTGCCAAAGAACTTTATCGAATGGATGCACCGAATGGAAAAATCGGACACTGTGAAATTGAAATCGGTGATTCAAGATTCATGCTGGCCGATGAATTTCCAGAGCGGGGAGCAGTGGCACCAACTCAAGGTGGGCGAGCTTTCTCTTTAGTGCTTTATGTCCCGAATGTGGACGAAATCTTTGATGAGGCCATCGATAATGGCGGAGTCATTGTTCATCCTGTAAAGGACCAATTTTATGGAGACCGAATGGGAACTTTCCGTGATCCATTTGGACATGAATGGAGTGTGGGAACTCATGTAGAAGACGTATCCCCTGAAGAAATGGATAAACGATCTAAAGAAATGTTTAGCTAAACCTGGAATTGTTAAGACTGAGTTATTTTTACAAAACCGTCCTCCCGCTACTTTACGGGAAAGTAGGTGATTTGTTACTAAGGGGCCCAAAGTAACATTCATTTTGGAGGTTCTGATGAAACATGTTTCATCTCTTCTAGTTCTTTCAGTGTTTTTTCTTTTAATTACCAATGCCATGGCAGCAACTATCCCTTCAATGAAGGACTGCACTCTGGATCTTTATAAGGCCAATCCTTGGCAATCAACTTACACAGTTGAGGATTCACGCGTTACCGGAAATAAAGCATCAGAAGTTATTCAAACGATTAAGTTAAACCGCGCTTCAATCAACACTCAAGTTGATATTTTGAATGTGCCTCGTTACGACATCATCACGAAGAAAGTCCTTCTTGATAAGCGTGGTGTTGATCCGAAGGCCTGCGAAGGTGTTATTTCCGCTCTGAAAGTGACGATCTGTACACAGGACGCCGCTGTTGCCGCTTGCGAAACTCGTTGTGAGTTTAAATGGATTGGAGCAGATTGCCGTTAATCAAAATTTATCCCCAAGGACCGGCCTCTACATAGATGGGCCGGTCTTCTCTGTGGTAGCAATTGGGAAATGAGTCTTACTTACCCAAAAGGAGCTACCATGAAATATCTTTTCTCCGTTCTTCTTTTTCTAGTAATGTCGCCGGCCTTCGCAGTGACTTGGACTTATCAGGTAAATATCAATAGCAATAAAGGCATTGTTAAAACGTTGGATCCGACTCGAAATGCTTTCGAAGCGGGAAACCACTATTGTGAAGTTACTCCTGTGGTAGTGAATAATCAGACAGAGTTTCGTTCCCTTAATTGTGGCGTAGGTTCAGGGACGGTAGGAACAGGTGGTCTTTGTACTCAGAAGGGAGCGAAGAATGCTTCTGTTCAATATGCCATTCTTAATATCAGTGATCCTAAAAACGTCATTAACGTCGTCGTAGCATGTAAATTTGATTAGAACCGGGGCCCTTGGGCCCCTTTTTATTGACCCCCTTTAAGAACCATGGTTTAAGCCGGGTACATAAGGAAATAAGATGAAATCAACACTGGTTTTCATTCTCTCACTCACGTCCTTATCGGCCCTGGCACAAAGAATGTGTCCTACCCGAACTTTTGAACTCGTTGCTTGCAGAGAGCAGAATTCAATCTCGATTTCAATTTGTGAAAATAAAGATAAAAAATTGGCCATGGTCTACCGTCGTACTCTTCAAGAGAATGTCGAGATTTATGAGACCAAGTTAGAAGAAAATAATTCTCATTACATCTTTAGAAGAGTCACTGATTCATCTGAGCAAATGGAACTTCAGGTCCAGAAAACCATCGATGATCATGCTCCCGGTTTCTTTACGTATTCGACACCAACAATCCAGACCCAAATAACCTTTAGATGTCTCACACGTCTACAAACCCAATGGTGAATTATGAAATGGCTGCTCCCTCTCACACTTCTTCCTCTCACAGCTTTTGCAAGTTCTAAAATCACTGTCTCGGGCATTTCCTCTGGCGCCTATATGGCCCAGCAGTTTCACACTGCCTTTTCATCTGATGTTTCCGGAGTCGGGATTGTGGCCGGAGGCCCCTATTACTGCGCCGGTGGACAGGCGATGCTGGCGATGAATCGTTGTATGAACACAAAAATGGGTTCACCGATCCCCGAACAATCTGTTTACGCCGCAAAGATCCTTGCGATGAGTGGTCTGATTGATCCAGTTAGTAATGTTGCTAATTCTCGGGTGTATGTATTCTCGGGCAGAAATGATCAAACGGTTTTCCCGATGGTCGCAGATGCGGCGGTTGAGACTTATCGCCTCTGGGGAGTGAATCCTCGTAACATTCGATATGAAAATAAGATGAACGCCGGTCACACTTTTCCTACAGTGGGGTTCGGGAACAACTGTGAGGCGAGTGAAGTTCCTTTTATTTCAAAGTGTGGAAAGGACGTAGCAGGAGAAATCCTGAATCATGTGATTGGCCCCTTACACCGTAAGACCGCTCCCAGATCCAATCGCTTTTTTACCATTAATCAATTAGCGGGAATGTATTCAGCTGAGGTCGCGATTGCGAATATGGGCCGGAAGGCCTATGCCTATGTTCCGGATGGCTGTGAATACCCGGATGCTAATGGCTGTCACGTGCATGTGGCCTTCCACGGCTGTAAACAGACCCTGGATGATATTAAAACGACTTTCATCAAAGAGGCGGGGTACAACGCCTGGGCCGAATCAAATCGCATTGTGGTGGTTTATCCGCAGGCAGTGAAGAGTCCTATGACCAATCCGAATGGTTGTTGGGACTGGTGGGGTTATGCGGGTCAGTTTTACCACACTCAACAAGGTGTTCAGTTAAAACAGGTCTACAAGATGATTAAAAATATCAAGGAAGGAAGATTAAAGCTTGAGCCGGTGGGAATTTAAGAGAGAAAACTGGTGTTGAAGAACTCAACACCAGTTTTGAAATAAGAATTAATTACGTAATTTATAAACGATACATTCAACTTTGTGTTCGAATTGATCATTCATCACAACCACGCGATCGGCCACCACAACATATTGCTTGTTGGTTACATCTGCACGAGTGCGAAGCAGGTTTTCATTAAAACCATCATTTGTTCCAACTGAAGTTGAAGATAGAAACTGAGTCGTTCCCCAGAGTCTGTAAACTGAACCGTATTCTACTAAACGGCTGCGTGTAAGACGGCCATTTGTAGCAGTAACTTTTACGCCATTAGCTTCTTCACGAACAGTTACTGAACATCGCTCGTTGGCAAATCGGCCATAATAGGTTCCAACTGGAAGCACCATTGTCAGGGCCTCAGTGGCGTCCATCTCTTGAGCAAAGGCCCTTCCAGAAACCAGGGCCAGTGCGATTAATAGCATCTTCATAAATTCTCCAGCGAGAGTTGGTTATTTTACTATTAAACGGTAGCTTCCAAGAGTCTCATAACCACTATCAATCACTTCATCAGTACTTACTTTGGTGATGGTGAAAATTGATTGAACGCCGATGACCACTGATTTTTTACCGGCCGGAGCATCGTCGTATGAAACGTTAATGGTGTTAAGAGAAGCTGAGAATGTATTGTCAGAGTTCTCTTTAAGTTGTGCTTCTGTGGCCATACGAGCAAGGCCAGTTGTTGCATAAAGCTTAGGGACAGTTCTCACGATCTTGTACTCAACGCCATCAACGAATACTGTTCTTTCGTAGAAATTAGTGTCACGAACAAATTGGAAACCTTGTTCTGATTCCACACACTTTAAAAATTCGATATCGATTTTAGTGCTGTCAGCAAGTTTCTTAGCTTTTAAGGGACGGTACACACCGTGAAACTGATGTTGGAATACGTCTGCCGCTGATTCACAACGAGCAACAGAACCATCAAAAGTTTTGATCATATCTTGAGCAGATACAACACCAGAGAAAGCAACTACAGCAGCAAGAATTAAATTTTTCATAGATTTACCACACACTCCACGGCCAATTCATAGTTGATATGGTTCACAATAAAGTGGTCGGCCACTACCACGTATTGCTGATTTTCAGTTACAGGAATTGTTCTTAGGATGTTTTCTCTTGTCCCGTCATTAGTAGATAATTTCTCAGTCGAAAGAAAGTGTCCTGGGAGACGAGCAAAATAAACAGTACCACGAGCAACTTCTCTAACACGAACAAGACTGTTATTAGAAGCTGTTACCTGAATCCCGTTAGCAGTTTTCTTTACAGAAACTTTACAAGGCTGATTATTGTATGAGCCAGAATATGAACCTACAGGAAGAATCGCAGTGAGAACGTCAGTAGCGTCTGGAACTTGTGCGAATGCAGTTGATGAGAGTAGAACGAGGGCCGTTACTAGTAATTTCATAAAGGTCTCCTTTTGAGTTTCGACCTTTATAGTACGTTCGGACCCTCACGATAAGTAAAAATGTAAGAATTATAGCTCTAGGAAAATCTGGGTCCAGTAATAGGTCCCAGAGGCGCTTTTGGCATATCCAAAGCCAGTGTGAGTCACTCGAGACTGTTCAATATTGGCCCTGTGCCCCGAAGAATTCATCCAGGCATTAAAAGCTGCCTGAGGAGTCTTCTGGCCATAGGCCACGTTTTCAGCACAAAGATTTCCACCACCTAGAACCGCTCGGGCCTGACTACAACGAGATGAGAATCCCGTGTGTCCGAAGGCGACTGTCCCGTTGGCCATGTTCTGACTGTGGGTCTGAGCGATTTTCTCCATTCCAGGGTCATGAATTAAGGCCCGGAGACCTAAACTCTGACGGTGATCATTTATCAGGTCCATGAATTCTTCGGTCCAGGTCTGGGTCGGAGTGGTAGTTCCGCCCGTTGTCGTTCCGGTGGTTGAACCCCCAGTTGTTCCTCCAGTCGTGGTCCCGGTTGAACCACTACTAGATCCTGCAGTCGTTTCATCAACTACCGTTTGGTCAGATGAGGATGAGTCCTCGCCAGGATTTTTGTTACAAGCTGTGACTAATAAAAGTGTCGTGAGAAGTAGTGTTGTTGTTTTCATAAATTCATTTTGAATTCATTCGAAAAACACCGCAATCCGGGGAAAAAAATTGTCTTCCACATTTTCCCAACAGTTTGATACGTTTAGCTTATCAAAGGAAATTTATGAGAGAGTTTTATCCTGAAATTGAGGCCTATCAAACGGGCCATTTACAAGTGAGTGATCTGCACTCGATTTATTATGAGCAAGTGGGAAATCCTGACGGAAAACCGGTCGTGTTTGTTCACGGAGGGCCAGGCGGCGGTGTTGATCCATCGATGAGAAGATTCTTTGATCCAAAGGTTTGGAGAATTGTTCTTTTTGATCAACGTGGTTGCGGAAAATCAAAACCATTCTCAGAATTAAAAGATAACACCACATGGGACCTTGTAAGTGATATGGAAAAGCTTCGTATGGAGCTTAATATCGAGAAGTGGACGGTATTTGGCGGATCATGGGGGTCGACCCTGGCCCTTTCCTATGCCATCAATCACGCTAATCGTGTAACGGGACTTATCCTGCGAGGAATTTTCCTTCTTCGTAAAAAAGAAATCGATTGGTTTTACCAGGATGGCGCGAGCTACTTATTCCCAGATGCCTGGGCAAAATATCTGGAGCCAATTCCTGAAGTGGAAAGACACGATCTGGTGACTGCATTTTATAAACGTTTAACTTCACCAGTTAAAGAAATCAGAACGACTGCCGCCAAGGCATGGTCTATCTGGGAAGGCTCGACGTCGAAGCTTTTCTTTGATCCGAAATTTGTAGAGCGTTTTGGTGGAGATGAATTCGCGGATGCTTTCGCCCGTATTGAGTGTCATTATTTCGTGAATAAAGGTTTTTTCCCTGAAGACGGATGGATTCTCAAGAACGTCGATAAAATCCGTCATATCCCGGCTTGGATTGTTCAGGGACGCTATGATGTGGTTTGCCCTGCGACTTCGGCCTATGAACTTAATCAGGCCTGGCCTGAGTCTAAACTTCATATCATTCCGGACGCGGGCCACTCGGCCTCAGAACCTGGGATCAAATCGAAGTTAATTGAAGCGACAGATTTTTTCGGAACGCTATAAACAAAAAGGGGACCTTTCGGTCCCCTTATTTTTTGAAATCTTAGAAGTGAATATCGTCGTATTCGCCGCCCACGCGAGCAGGGAATTCAGAGTAGTTGTCGTATGAATCACGGTGTGAATCACGACGACCGAACTCATCTTCTACTGCATCTGGGTTCTCAGATACGCCTCTGTCATCGTAACTAGAACCACTAGAGTAGCCACCACCATCGATACGCTTACGACAAGAAACGTTACCGTTTTTAACAATACATTTTTCGTAAGAAGCTACGCGCTTATAATCAACCAGGCGACAAGAGTAGTTTCTGTTACAAGTATAGAAACCTTTTACAACTTCATAAACGTGAACGCCCCACTGAACAACAAGTTTACCAGCTAGGTAGTTAGTGTTCTTAACAGGCTTTAGAGTTTGGCTTTGAAAAATTACTTTATGGTTCATTGGTCCAAGAGTACGAACTCTTTGAACGCGTACGTTTTGAGCATGAGCTACGTTGATGACGAAAAACACAGCTAGTGCGAGAGAAGTAAGGATGTGTTTCATGTTTCCTCCGGGTGAATTAATTTTAATGCCGCTTTAGATAAACCATTTATGGCATTAATAGAAGGACCTGCTGAAATATTTTCAGAGGAAACACGAAAAAAGATTTTGTTATTCTCGATATTGGCCCACGGCCGGTCTTCTCATCATGGCGATTTTCATTCTGAGATAACCAGAACCAATGCGATAAAGGGCCTTAAATTTGGTCATGTTCATGGTCTTCATCTCTTCCCAAAGATAGAGAAGCGAGCCCTTGATCATGCGGGATTTTCCTGACTCATTTTTTTTGGTCATACATTCCTCCTCTTTAACCTTGTTAAAGAAGCAGAAACGATGCCATGGGGAAGGGAGAGTAAAATGTGGATTTTTAAGTCTGAAACCAGCAGCTCATCTTAATGTCGCGGAAATCTATGCCGTAAGCAGGGACATAAAGTCTCGACATGACGCCGGTTTTCCGAATTGGATTACTTAGTTTTCCTTCTGCGATATCGCCCTGGCCATTGGCCATGCGGAAGCTCCGAGAAAGAAGACTTAGATTAACATCATATCCCGTAAATGTGGCCACTTGGCGCCCATCCACGAATACTCCACCTGTAAGATTTTCGAGATAATCGATATCACTCATATAGGCCGAAAAAGAAACTTTCTTTCCCTGGTGCACTCCTGAACAACCACCTTTTCCCGGGCCTGCGGCAAATGCTAGGGAAGTGGTAGCAAGTAGAAGGGAAAAAACGAGTTTTTTCATAAAAGGCTCCTATATATAGGCCACTATAGGCCGGAATCCCATTTGGACCTAGACTCCCTGTAAAATTGTAAGAATAAGCCAGTTGATAGCTGTCTCTGTGAGTGATATGAAAACCCACCCCAATTTTGAAGGAGACACAATGTCTTTTAAATTTCTTGCACTTGGACTGACTCTCGTGGCATCAGTCAACGCTCTGGCCGTTAACCACGGACATTTCTTTCATAAACAATCGCTTCTCATGCAATCAAACTCACCTGAAGGCGCTCACCTAAAACTACGCGCTGATGGAACAATGAGATCTGAGGAAGTTGGTTTTTATAATCAAAAACTTGATCACAGAAACCCAAATTCACCTATTTTTAAGCAGCGTTTTTTCGTTGATTCAAAATATGCTTCTGGCCCAGATGCTCCGGTTTTCCTCATCATCTGTGGAGAGTGGAACTGTGGCGGTACAGGTTCTTCTTCATTTGTAGAAAGCATGGCCAAAAATATGAAAGGTCACTTGGTGTCTCTTGAGCACCGTTTTTATGGTGAGTCTCTTCCAACCGCTAACCTTACGGCCCAGAATCTTCAGCACCTAAGTTTAGAAGCTGCCCTTATGGACCTTGCAACTTTCCAGCAAGATCTTATGAAAACCCGGGGCTGGACAGGTAAGTGGATTGTTACTGGTGGTTCATACGCTGGTACTCTTGCTGCCTTCTACCGTTTAAAATTCCCGACTCTTGCTGCTGGCGCATTGGCATCTTCAGCTCCGGTTCTGATGAAGAATCGTTTCTCTGAATACGATGCTCACATCGCCTCAGTGATCAACAAGACAACGTGTGGTGATAAAGTTCGTGAAGCGGTTAAGCTTATCGAAGACAAACTAGAAACTCCGGAAGGTACAAACGAAGTTAAGACCCTTTTCAAGGCGACTAACGTTGTTAACAATAAAGATTTCCTTTATGTCGTAGCAGATATGCTGGCCGCAGCTGTTCAATATGGCCGCGACAAGGTCTTCTGCCAGGCCCTAACATCTAACTCAGACCTTATTCAGGGTTACGCCAAAGGCGGTCTAGCAGTTCTTACTTCAATGGGTTCTACTCCATTCGAGATTTCTCTGGCCGTAGCTGAGAGAGAAAACGTAACTGCCGACGATAATATGCGCCAGTGGATGTGGCAGAGCTGTCGTCAGTTCGGTTGGTTCCAGGTTGCCAACGGTACTGGAAATGGTACATCTCGTTCTTCGCAGATCGACCTTGCTTATCACCAGGAAGTTTGTGCTCGTCTGTATAAGCAACCAATGACTGCTAACGAGTCACTTAACCGTTCTTACTACAATCAACTATTCAGCCCTGTGATGAACAATATCATCTTCACTAACGGCTCAAATGATCCGTGGTTGACTCTTTCAGTAACTGAAAGAACAACTCAGAGAAACCCTGGCTTTGATCTATTTATGATTCAAGGGGCAGCTCACTGTGATGATTTACGTCTATCGATGAATAACCCGGCCATGATGAGTGCTCAGGCAGAAATCGTGAAGGTTGTTACTGAGTGGTTAAAGTAATCTAAAGTTTAGATAAAATAATAAGGGCCCCGCTTGGGGCCCTTTTTATTTTGGGAAAGGCTAAAGAGGAACATCCATAGAAAGAACGTGAGTGTTCACGATGGTACAAACAGCTTCAACTCTTGGAGTGACACCTTTTGTACAAGAAAGATTCGCTACTTGCTTCGTAGAAGCACCAACACGATTGATGGCCGTTTTGTTATCCAAGGCCTTGAATAGCTCAGTTGCAAGTTTTCCAGAAAACTTAACCGAACCAGAAAGACCTCTTCCGCGAACAACCTCGGCTTTCTGAGAAGCACGAAGAAGGAACATAAAACCTGATTCATCACTTTCGATGTTTGATTCGTCAGCAATTTGAATTACTTTTTTACCGCGGGCATCGGCCTGAACATTAAGGAGACTGTAGATCTGTTTAGCGTCTCTTACCGATGTTTTTAGAGGTATACTCTGGTTAGTAGCACCATCGATACCAAATCCACCTTGAGTGAGAACTTCGGCCTGTGCGGCGAAACTAAGACAGCAAAGCATGATTGCTAATTTTTTCATAAAACCTCCGGGGTTTTTTAGTTAAGCGGATGTTAGTTCCATCAGGCACTTGGAGCAACTAGGGTATGTAGGAAGTAACCTGTCTAAGATTTTGACAGTCCTTTGTAATAACTGCTGGATGGCACCTACGGAGCAAATGCTTCGGCTAAAATCTGGAGCATGAGAACATTTCTCGCGCTCTATATTTTGTCAGCACTGTCGCTTCATGCGGCCTCGATCTTCGTTCCCGAGAACGGGAAGTTTGCATATAACCTCGCAGGAATTACCCAAAACTTTAAGAACCATCGTAACGATTATGTGACCCTTCGCTCAGAGTATGCCAAGTCTGGTGAAGTCTATAAATTAGATGCCATTAAAAATGAATATCAGATCAGAAACTATTACCAGCGTGATCTGTTTAAACTGCAGGACATGTTTGTTCTAAACTCTGAGGCCTATATTAAGTCTCAAAATGCTAAGACCTTTAACGAAGCAAAACGCACTCAGTATTCTAAGTATATCTTCAATCATAAAAAACTCACTCACCAGAAAACCACTCCAGCGATGAAAGAGTGGGGTGGTCTCACCCATCCGCCGGTCAAGAAACTCACCATGCCTCTTCATAAATATGATGAAAATTTTGGGGCCATTGATTACAGAAAAATATCGAGCCCTTATTTTAATCCGGCCCTGCAGCTTGATATTGATCAGGTTTCCCGCTCAGAACTGTCATTTGGAAATACCGTTAAGGCCCTGGCCGACCATGATGCCTTCCTTGCTAAAAAGCGACTTATTAAAAATGCTACGACCACAATTTTTATGTCTTCCCTGGTTTTTGTTTGTGACAAGAGCACCAGAGAATTGGTTGAGCTCCTGATTGATAAGCATCATGAAGGTGTGGATGTGAAAATCATCGCGGATGGTACCGTCGGGAAAATTCTCGGACACCGGGAGTGTTTTGAACTTATGAGAAATGCCGGGATCAATGTGATTGAGACCAAAGATTTCTTCAAACATAAGCTTAAGGCCATTTATCATACAAAAACTTTGGTGGTTGATTTCAGAGAAGCGATTGCCGGCGGCCAGAACATGCTGGATGCGGATAATTTATCT
Encoded here:
- the pip gene encoding prolyl aminopeptidase, producing MREFYPEIEAYQTGHLQVSDLHSIYYEQVGNPDGKPVVFVHGGPGGGVDPSMRRFFDPKVWRIVLFDQRGCGKSKPFSELKDNTTWDLVSDMEKLRMELNIEKWTVFGGSWGSTLALSYAINHANRVTGLILRGIFLLRKKEIDWFYQDGASYLFPDAWAKYLEPIPEVERHDLVTAFYKRLTSPVKEIRTTAAKAWSIWEGSTSKLFFDPKFVERFGGDEFADAFARIECHYFVNKGFFPEDGWILKNVDKIRHIPAWIVQGRYDVVCPATSAYELNQAWPESKLHIIPDAGHSASEPGIKSKLIEATDFFGTL
- a CDS encoding VOC family protein, yielding METNVEPIPKGYHSLTPYLIVNDAKKAIQFYEKVFGAKELYRMDAPNGKIGHCEIEIGDSRFMLADEFPERGAVAPTQGGRAFSLVLYVPNVDEIFDEAIDNGGVIVHPVKDQFYGDRMGTFRDPFGHEWSVGTHVEDVSPEEMDKRSKEMFS
- a CDS encoding phospholipase D-like domain-containing protein, translating into MRTFLALYILSALSLHAASIFVPENGKFAYNLAGITQNFKNHRNDYVTLRSEYAKSGEVYKLDAIKNEYQIRNYYQRDLFKLQDMFVLNSEAYIKSQNAKTFNEAKRTQYSKYIFNHKKLTHQKTTPAMKEWGGLTHPPVKKLTMPLHKYDENFGAIDYRKISSPYFNPALQLDIDQVSRSELSFGNTVKALADHDAFLAKKRLIKNATTTIFMSSLVFVCDKSTRELVELLIDKHHEGVDVKIIADGTVGKILGHRECFELMRNAGINVIETKDFFKHKLKAIYHTKTLVVDFREAIAGGQNMLDADNLSRGTDFQNRDIDLYIKGPMVSDVTKQFLENWAYQVSLNPEHPLLLGYEFYLKQQMKLEREQGLRGQNLYARILNNPETRMKGVCRFIKQAPYEDRHTIGKAYLKLLPLVNKHLVITDPVKSDTYTPDPLKASITDKLDNFDMFNQLHLATQSLARKGKKIDYITTNINMAGNENVAMMNDRIKEQLGMGKDMAANISLLKIVLTNDYFGIPHYENLLKDWYPHKSVHIWKHLSFMHSKIFYFDRVVSSVGSLNFQHNATDQAYESTTICMDEKLNAELDQILVQDMANSIPLIFQALK
- a CDS encoding extracellular catalytic domain type 2 short-chain-length polyhydroxyalkanoate depolymerase; the protein is MKWLLPLTLLPLTAFASSKITVSGISSGAYMAQQFHTAFSSDVSGVGIVAGGPYYCAGGQAMLAMNRCMNTKMGSPIPEQSVYAAKILAMSGLIDPVSNVANSRVYVFSGRNDQTVFPMVADAAVETYRLWGVNPRNIRYENKMNAGHTFPTVGFGNNCEASEVPFISKCGKDVAGEILNHVIGPLHRKTAPRSNRFFTINQLAGMYSAEVAIANMGRKAYAYVPDGCEYPDANGCHVHVAFHGCKQTLDDIKTTFIKEAGYNAWAESNRIVVVYPQAVKSPMTNPNGCWDWWGYAGQFYHTQQGVQLKQVYKMIKNIKEGRLKLEPVGI
- a CDS encoding S28 family serine protease encodes the protein MSFKFLALGLTLVASVNALAVNHGHFFHKQSLLMQSNSPEGAHLKLRADGTMRSEEVGFYNQKLDHRNPNSPIFKQRFFVDSKYASGPDAPVFLIICGEWNCGGTGSSSFVESMAKNMKGHLVSLEHRFYGESLPTANLTAQNLQHLSLEAALMDLATFQQDLMKTRGWTGKWIVTGGSYAGTLAAFYRLKFPTLAAGALASSAPVLMKNRFSEYDAHIASVINKTTCGDKVREAVKLIEDKLETPEGTNEVKTLFKATNVVNNKDFLYVVADMLAAAVQYGRDKVFCQALTSNSDLIQGYAKGGLAVLTSMGSTPFEISLAVAERENVTADDNMRQWMWQSCRQFGWFQVANGTGNGTSRSSQIDLAYHQEVCARLYKQPMTANESLNRSYYNQLFSPVMNNIIFTNGSNDPWLTLSVTERTTQRNPGFDLFMIQGAAHCDDLRLSMNNPAMMSAQAEIVKVVTEWLK
- a CDS encoding DUF4126 domain-containing protein, translating into MEYLNTTNIISFLIGISLAACAGFRIFVPLLISSIAFKMGWISPIESLKWLGSTEALIIFAVAAIFESLAFMIPWLDHAFDVMAAPLAAVAGMVLASAVMKDMPPSLQIGLGIIAGGGTAGMVHATSSLLRLGSTKMTGGLGNPIFAKIETLISGIGSLLAIFLPIIMILGLVLFFGGAYWILKKTILRSKPSDTPNFKN
- a CDS encoding CAP domain-containing protein, which encodes MKTTTLLLTTLLLVTACNKNPGEDSSSSDQTVVDETTAGSSSGSTGTTTGGTTGGSTTGTTTGGTTTPTQTWTEEFMDLINDHRQSLGLRALIHDPGMEKIAQTHSQNMANGTVAFGHTGFSSRCSQARAVLGGGNLCAENVAYGQKTPQAAFNAWMNSSGHRANIEQSRVTHTGFGYAKSASGTYYWTQIFLEL